The following nucleotide sequence is from uncultured Draconibacterium sp..
GATATCGGGGCGACCAAAACTTGGTGCATACGGAAATACCAGCGATGGATCCATATTGATCTTTGAAGCCACAGCTTCCAGTCGCATAGGTGTTCCGTCGTCCTCAATTGCGGCTCCAATGGTTGCATTAATCTTTGTTCCTTTAGCTTCAGCTGTTTGTCCCAGAATTCCTTTTTTAGGGAAGAAAATATTCTTTCCTCTTTCAGAAAGCAGTTCAAAAACTGGTGTGCTTTTTGCTTGAATTACGCTGTTAAGTTCAGCAGCCTGTGGATTCATAATCAATAAAATTTGTCTGTTATAATTTTTGTGCAAGATAGGAAAAGCCCTAATGAAAAACGAAGTTTTGTTAACAAGTTGATTTCATTTTTTATAAATAGCTAACATATTGAAAGTAGCTCTTAGGGAATAATTTGAATCTGCCGAAAAAATGCAAAAATATCTATACTGAACGAACTGCTCCAACTACAATAAAAAAGCCAAGCAAGGCCACCAACCCAGCAATAACTGTCAGTAATTTGTATTGTTTTTTATCCAGCCAATCCAAAACAAAAGCAGTTAGTGCCAAAACCGATGCTCCTATAAAACTTAAGTAGGCCGGTAAAAGTTGGGCTTCAATGGGCGCTTCATTAATAATTTCGTCGTTTAGCTCTTCGTGCATTATTTCTTCAGGAGTAAGAAATTGTCCGGGAGCCAGGAAATCGCCCAAAATTACATAAAGCGAGAATAATCCCAGCACGATAAATGCAGCGAGACCAATTAAACGGAGACTTTTTTTGTTTTCAACCCAACCGTAAACGATTCCAAATAATGCTGCAAAAACGATCCATTGGGGAAATGTATATAAAAATACGTCTGTCATTGAATATTAATTTACCGGAAACAAAGGTTAAAATTTTTCTTAAATGTAAAAAGCCTTTTCTGTTAGCTAGCGCTAAAAGCTTATTTTCGCGATCTATAAAATGAAAACATGCATAAATTAGAGATCCATCCGAAAGCAAAAGGTTTAATATTTGATTTAGACGGCACTTTAGCTGATACAATGCCAGTACATTTTGTTGCTTACCAGAATATTCTTGGAAAGTATGGAGTTGATTATTCGGCAAAGATGTTTTTAGAGTTGGCCGGCGTGCCAGCGGTAGAAACGATTAAACGAATAAATGAAGTTTATGGAACTGCGCTGAATGCCGAAGAAGTTGGCCATGAAAAGGAGGCTGAATACGAGCAAATGATGCACGAAATGAAACCCATTGATGCGGTAGTTGACCTGGTAAAACAATACCATGGGAAGTTACCAATTGCTGTTGGAACCGGCGGTTATACTCGTTTGGCTTGGAAAACACTGGAAATTATAGGGGTAAAAGACTATATTGAAATATTAGTGTCTGCCAATGATGTGCAGAATCCAAAACCACATCCCGAAACTTTTTTACGTTGTGCCGAACAAATGGGGGTTGCGCCCAAAGATTGTCAGGTATTTGAAGATGGCGAACCAGGAATGCAGGCAGCACGCTCGGCAGGTATGATGGCTACTCTCGTAACTGATTATTACGACGTTTTTAAGCCATAAAAAAAGGACTCAAAATATTTTCCGAATCCTTTTCGCTGTCAATTATATTGTTTTACCATCCCATATCATCGCAAATATTTTGTTCAAATTCGTGCTCAATTACAAATCTTGTTCTACCATCTTCCAATTCTTCTGTTTCAATTTTTGAGCCGGTTTTATTAATGTAATTTCCGTTAGCATCAAATTCTGTCGAGAAGTCTGATGATTCCCAATTATCTTCCCATAATAAGCGCAATTCATAAATTTCGCCGGGTTTGGCCAATACATCAACAATTCCACCTTCCATATCAATTCCTTGCCAGTCATCGTCGCTATTCTTAATTCGAATTTGGCCGCTGTAAGTTGGCGCTACAGCAATTGTAGGATTGTCGGGGCAAATTGCTTTTAAAACAATCTGGTACTCCTCGTATCCTTCGGCTGTTTCAACATCAACATCATAAGTGCCGCTACACAGATCGTTAACCGA
It contains:
- a CDS encoding beta-phosphoglucomutase family hydrolase; the protein is MHKLEIHPKAKGLIFDLDGTLADTMPVHFVAYQNILGKYGVDYSAKMFLELAGVPAVETIKRINEVYGTALNAEEVGHEKEAEYEQMMHEMKPIDAVVDLVKQYHGKLPIAVGTGGYTRLAWKTLEIIGVKDYIEILVSANDVQNPKPHPETFLRCAEQMGVAPKDCQVFEDGEPGMQAARSAGMMATLVTDYYDVFKP